The Salegentibacter mishustinae genomic interval CTTTTTAAGCGACTTTCGCATTCGGCGTTGCTTCTCTTTCATTTCAGTCTCCTTAAAGGCTGAAACCAGCTTTTGGGAACTTTCATTAATCACATGAACAAGTTCTTCTTCGCTTTCACCAGAGATAATTACCCCGGTTTGCGGGCGGGCATAAAGATCTTTTACAATCCTGGCCCCGGCATCATCACCTTCCTGTACAGAGATAAACGAACGGTTTCTTCGCACAAAACCACTAAATGTTTCAGGGGGAATTTGGCTTAAAGAGAACATTGGCTCCTCCTGCGGAAGACCTTCTACCGTAGCGGCAAAATTATTCCTTATCGCTTCCCCAACCTGGCCTTCCCAAAGCTCATTTTCAATGATTAAGGTAATTTGATTAATATTTCCTGAAGAATCTGAAAGGATACGTTCTTCTGCTTTATCTCCATTTTCATTACAAGAGACTAGAAAAACTAAACTGAATAGAAGAAATAATGTTTTTTTCATTGTTTTTAGTTTGGTTTGAAATGATTAGCCCTTAGAAAGTTTAAGTTTCATACCGGGTTTTAGGCTGTTAGCGCCCATATCATTCCAAGACCTCAAATTCTGTACCGTAACTCCCGGAAATTTCCTGGAAATGCTCCAAAGTGAATCTCCTTTCTTTACCGTATAGGTTTTTGCACTATTTTTCTGGCTATTTTCAGCAGCAACATTTTGAGAGCTTACACCGGGTTTTCGTGGGTAGATAGTAAGATACTGGCCAATTCTAATATTATTGCCTCTCAGGTTATTCCAGCGCCTAATACTGCTCACTCCTACCCCGTATTTTTCAGCAATTTTTCCTAAATAATCGCCACTTTTTACGCGATACCTAACTTTATCTTCTGCTTTTACAAATTCAGGGAAAGCTTTTGCTTTCTTTTTAATATCCTCTTCGGCAAAATTATAGATCGCAGCCTCGTTGCTCACAAAAGCGCCACTAACGGTTGTAGGAAGCCTTATCATATAATTTTCATCCTCTATAAAAGGAATCACATCTAATTTATAACTCGGGTTCAAAAACTGAAGCGTCTCTTCTTCTACCCCGGTAACTTCAGAAATCTGCTCGAAAGTAATCAACTTCTTTACTTTGATCGTATCTGTTTCAAAAAATGCAATTTCTGGAGCTTGTGGCTGGAAATTATGCTCATCGGCATATTCAAAAAGATAGAGTGTTGCCAAGAATGCCGGTACATAACCAGCAGTTTCCCTTGGTAAAAATCGTCTTAATTCCCAGTAATTATTGGAACCGCCACTACGGCGAATAGCTTTAGAAACATTTCCCGGACCAGAGTTATAAGAAGCCAATACTAAGTCCCAATCTTCAAAAGAACGATATAGGTTTGCAAGGTATTTTGCGGCGGCTTCAGTAGACATTTGCGGATCCATACGCTCATCTACATAACTGCTTACATCAAGACCATGGGCCTTACCTGTTCTGTACATAAACTGCCAAAGTCCGGTAGCACCCACCCAGGATTTTGCTCTTGGGTTTAAAGCCGATTCTACAATGGCCAGGTATTTAATTTCTAATGGAATATCATACCTATCCAATTGCTGTTCAAACATGGGGAAATAATATTCGCTTAAAGCCATAAGGCGCTCCATAGCTTTCTTATTTCGTTTTAAGTAGGAATTTATCACACTTTCCAGTACCGGATGGTATTGGACGTTAAAAGGTGTACGGGCATTTAATTTAGCAAGCCTGGCCTTTAAAGTATCGGTAGGAAGTTCTTTATTAACCTCGTCTTCATAATCCTGTTCCCTGATGCTTTTATACATCGTATCAAAAAGATCTGAATTGGTAAGCTGTGCTCTCCAAACAGAATCAATTTCGGCTGCACGAGGTAGATCTTCCAGCGATACCGAAGAAGAGTCCCTAATCACAGCCGAAATTGGTAATTTATCCCTGAATTCAGGGTCTGGATGAGCAAGAATAATTTCACTGCTATCTACCTTTTGGAAGATTTGTACTCTAAAATTAGCTTTCTCTACCTGCTTTCCCTTTGTTTCTTCCTGTGCATGCAAGCTAATTCCAAAAAAGAATACAAGAGATAAAATTATATGCTTAACCATAATATTCAAGATTTTTAAAAGAACGTAAAATCGAAATTTTTAGTACGTCTATCTCCCTATTGCCTGGATACCTGGCAGGGATTTTCCTTCTAACATTTCTAGCATAGCTCCACCACCGGTAGAAACATAGCTTACTTTATCTTCAAAACCGAATTTTTTTACTGCCGCAACAGAGTCTCCTCCGCCAACTAGAGAGAATGCTCCGTTTTTAGTTGCTTCAGCAATTGAGTTTCCTAAAGCTACAGTTCCTTTTGAAAATTTATCCATTTCAAAAACTCCAAGCGGACCATTCCAAAGGATAATTCTTGATTTTTTTATTACAGCATCAAAGTTCTCGATACTTTCAGGACCGGCATCAAGTCCCATCCAACCATCTGGAATTTCATTTATCTTGCTAACATCTGTGGTAGCCTGTTCAGAAAAACTATCGGCAATAATAGAATCTACCGGAAGATGAACCTGTACGTTCTTAGCTTCAGCCTTTTTAAGAATTTCTAAGGCTAATTCCTGCTTATCTTCTTCAACGAGAGAATTTCCTATTTTTCCACCTTTGGCAAGAATAAAGGTATAGGCCATTCCGCCTCCAATAATCAAATGATCTACTTTATCAAGAATATTCTCAATTACGGTAATTTTAGAAGAAACTTTAGCTCCTCCTAAAACTGCGGTTACCGGTTTTTCTTTACTATGAAGTACTTTATCCAGGTTCTTGATCTCTTTTTCTAATAGATGCCCAAAACATTTGTCGTCAAAATACTTAGCTACTATTGTAGTAGACGCGTGGGCACGGTGAGCGGTACCAAAAGCATCGTTCACATATATATCACCTAATTTAGAAAGCTTTTTTGCAAAATCTTCATCACCGGCTTTTTCTTCCTTATGAAATCTAAGATTTTCAAGTAATAAAATTTCTCCGGGTTGCAAATTATCGGCTGCAGCATTAACTTCCTCTCCAACACAATCGTCCACAAATTTTGGCTCTACTGCAATAACTTCTGCAACTTTTGTGACAATATGTTTTAAAGAATATTTTTCTTCTCTGCCCTCTGGTCTGCCAAGATGCGACATTAAAACAACGCTCCCACCATCTTCCAAAATTTTAAGAATAGTTGGTTTTGCCGCCTCAATTCTATTAGCATCAGTTACTTCCTGATCTTTGTTTAATGGAACATTAAAATCTACTCTTATTAAGGCCTGCTTATCTTTAAAATTAAAATCGTTTAAAGTCTTCATTTTCATTTCTTTTTTTAAAACCTAAAATTCTGGTTTGGTTGATTAACATTAAGCACAACCGACTTTCATTCAGCTTGTGCTATTTACAAATATAAATTTTTCCGAAGACATTAAAGTGTATATAAATTTTATATTTGCTTATGCTTTTTGAAGAAATAATAGGTTTACAGCATTTAAAGAAACATCTTACGACCACTTCAGATAATGGCCGTGTTCCGCACGCGCAGTTATTTGTTGGAAAAAGTGGTAGTGGTACTTTACCTCTGGCCATTGCTTACGCACAATACATACTTCGCAAAAATAAGGAAGGAGAAAACAATTCTGGAAACAGCAATTGTAATGAGCGATTTAAAAAATTGGCGCATCCCGATCTCCATTTTGCATTTCCCGTTGCTGCCAATCAAAAAATAAAAA includes:
- a CDS encoding phosphoglycerate kinase, which produces MKTLNDFNFKDKQALIRVDFNVPLNKDQEVTDANRIEAAKPTILKILEDGGSVVLMSHLGRPEGREEKYSLKHIVTKVAEVIAVEPKFVDDCVGEEVNAAADNLQPGEILLLENLRFHKEEKAGDEDFAKKLSKLGDIYVNDAFGTAHRAHASTTIVAKYFDDKCFGHLLEKEIKNLDKVLHSKEKPVTAVLGGAKVSSKITVIENILDKVDHLIIGGGMAYTFILAKGGKIGNSLVEEDKQELALEILKKAEAKNVQVHLPVDSIIADSFSEQATTDVSKINEIPDGWMGLDAGPESIENFDAVIKKSRIILWNGPLGVFEMDKFSKGTVALGNSIAEATKNGAFSLVGGGDSVAAVKKFGFEDKVSYVSTGGGAMLEMLEGKSLPGIQAIGR
- a CDS encoding LysM peptidoglycan-binding domain-containing protein, whose protein sequence is MVKHIILSLVFFFGISLHAQEETKGKQVEKANFRVQIFQKVDSSEIILAHPDPEFRDKLPISAVIRDSSSVSLEDLPRAAEIDSVWRAQLTNSDLFDTMYKSIREQDYEDEVNKELPTDTLKARLAKLNARTPFNVQYHPVLESVINSYLKRNKKAMERLMALSEYYFPMFEQQLDRYDIPLEIKYLAIVESALNPRAKSWVGATGLWQFMYRTGKAHGLDVSSYVDERMDPQMSTEAAAKYLANLYRSFEDWDLVLASYNSGPGNVSKAIRRSGGSNNYWELRRFLPRETAGYVPAFLATLYLFEYADEHNFQPQAPEIAFFETDTIKVKKLITFEQISEVTGVEEETLQFLNPSYKLDVIPFIEDENYMIRLPTTVSGAFVSNEAAIYNFAEEDIKKKAKAFPEFVKAEDKVRYRVKSGDYLGKIAEKYGVGVSSIRRWNNLRGNNIRIGQYLTIYPRKPGVSSQNVAAENSQKNSAKTYTVKKGDSLWSISRKFPGVTVQNLRSWNDMGANSLKPGMKLKLSKG